From Ardenticatenales bacterium:
GCCAGCAGGAGCGTGCTTTCGTTGACCGTGACGAAGGGGGGGGCGGTGCTGGCGCTGGAGCGGGCGGCGAGGTGGTCAAGGGTGGTGAGGGCGGCGAGGCTGGTGGCGCTGCTGCTCTGGTGCAGCCCGCCGTGCCCCAGGCCGAAGTGGATTTGCCGACCACTTTCCACGGCACGCCCAACCTGGTTGACGAGGGCGCGGTAGCCGCGCAGGGGACGCAGGTCGGGGGGGCGGTCGCGGCGCAGGCGCGCAAACAGAATCATGAGCAGGCCCATGATCAGGGTGATAATCAGCACGAGTGAGGCGGTGAGGAAGTCCATCAGTCAGCCTCGGTTTCCAGGGAAATCAGGAATTGATTGAGCAGTTCGGGTTCTTCGAGCAGGTGGGCGAACTGGTTAATGGCCTGGCGGGGGTAGAGAAGCCCCAGCACGGGCTGGGCAATCCAGATGAACTGCGCGATCAGGAGGGCCAGGGGACGGCCAGCTTGCAAGAAGATGCGGGCGGGCTGGCGCAGGTTATGCCGGCACAACGTCTCCGTCAGTCGCTCCATAAAGGCCAGTTGTGAATCGGCTGGCTGAGTCATCATCTTGGCTGTTACCCATACATGACATAATATGGGCGAAAGTATAACACGTTTACGTAGGCATGTAAAGCTACAGTACCGGACCCCCGCCTGGCAGGCAACAGGACTTCTGTCATAAGGACTGGCGCTGAAATACAACTCGAATGGCAGCGCCAGTTTGATGGGGCGGTAAGGAAACAACTTCGTTGTCTTATTTAATTTCCGCTCCTACGGGCGCAAACGGGGAACGTGGCGGGTCGGGCCTTGTCGCTTGTGACCGGGACGCTGGTATAATTATGATTGATCACGGTTAAGGCTAATCCAGAAAAATATCGATCCGGAAAAGGCGGGATTTTCTGGATGGGCTTGAGGCTTTTCGGTATGGAACAGGATCATTCAAATTCCGAAAGTGACTATACAGGTCATCTGCCCAGATTGGACCAATTTGCTCTGGTTGAATCTTATTGATGTCTACAAAATTGGTCCAATCTCTCGGAGACGTGAATAGTTACTTCCGAAAAAGCCTAACACAATTCCTAGACTTTCAAGGACTCAAGGAACCGAACTTTATGCGCTCTCTTTCGCAGGCTTTGGCCGATCACGAATTGATTGTGCTGCGCGTCATTGGCGAGTGGTGGGAGATGGATTTGTCGGGAGCGGATAAGGGGGCGTGCGTGCCGGCATTAACCCAGGCTTTGGCGCAGCTCGACTTGCAGGAAGAAATCAGCTACCTGCCGCCGGAAGAAGCAGAAGCCCTCCAGGCCCTGGCGCAACAAGGGGGACGAATCCCCGTCTCCATTTATAGCCGCAAGTTTGGCGAGGTGCGCCAGATGGGACCGGGGCGCATGGAGCAGGAAGAGCCGTGGTTGGATCCCGTCAGCCCCGCCGAAGGACTCTGGTATCGCGGTTTCCTTTATCGCGGTTTCGACAAGACCGCCGACGGCATGGTTGAGTTCTTCTACCTGCCCGATGAACTGTACCGCCAGTTAGGCTTGACGCCCGCGCCGTCGCCACCTCCGGCGCGCGCGCCCATCCGGGTGAGCGAACCCCGCCCCACCCTGGCCTCACTAGATGTCTTGCCGCCCCCCACGGCCCCCGCTGCCCCCGTCGCCGCCCCGGTCGATGCCGTGGACGACCTGACGACTATTCTGGCCGCGGCGCAGACGATACCGTTGCAAGAAGACAATCTGGATCGGTTGGATTACCTCCTGCTCAATTCCGACGCCCGGCGGCGCGGCCTGCTGCTGACGCTGGCCTGGGATATGAAGATGCTGCGGCAGACGGATAACGGCTTCAAGCCGACGCGCGCGGGCGTGACCTGGCTGCAAAAGGGGCGCGAGGCGCAGTTGCGTGATCTGGCGGAGGCGTGGAGCGGCAGCAGTTGGAATGAACTGCGATACACGCCCGGTCTGGTTTGCGAAGGGAGCGGTTGGGAGAATGACGCGCTGCTGGCGCGCACGGCGCTGTTGGATGGGCTGCCGCGCGACGTCGGCTGGCTGCGGCTGGCGGACGTGATCGCCGGTATCAAAGAACATACGCCTGATTTTCAGCGGCTCGATGGCAATTATGACACCTGGTATATCCGCGATGTGGCCACGAACCAGTTTCTCACGGGTTTTGATAGTTGGGACCTGGTGGAAGGGCGGCTGTTGGCGTTCCTGATCACGGGGCCGCTGCACTGGTTGGGTTTGTGCGACCTGGACGCGGCGGGAGAACTGTTCCGCCCGACGGAGCGGATGCTGGCCTGGTTGCGGCTGGCTCCGCCGCCGACGGCGGCAGATGGGGGCGCACCGCTGTTGGTGATGCCGGAAGGGACGCTGCTGGTTCCGCAAAATGCCAGCCGTTATGAGCGGTTCCAGGTGGCGCGGGTGGCGGAAGCGCAGCCGGTTGCCGGGCCAGATCGCCCGTATCTGTATCGGTTGACGCCGGTTTCGCTGCAAGAGGCGCAAAATCAGGGGATAATGCCGGCACGAGTCCTCGAATTCCTGACCCAAGTGAGCGGCCAGGACCTGCCCCCCGGCCTGAGACGGGCCGTAGAACGCTGGGGGGAACAGGGCACGGAAGCGCGCCTGCAACACGTCACCATCCTGCGCGTTAGCCAGCCGGCTATTCTGGACAAACTACGCGCCAACCCCAAAACGCAGCCCTACCTGGGCGAAAGCCTGGGCGACCTGGCCGTGGTCGTCACCGACTGGCGGAAATTGCAGCAGATGACCACGCAGCTCGGCTTGCTGTTGGAGGTGGCGGAAAGTGGGCAACCCTAAAAACCGGGTTTTTCGCAAAAACCCGGTTTTTGAGAACCTGGAGACGTTGAGCCAGTATGCGGCGGATTTGTTCGTGCGCGTGGCGCGGGATGCCGTGGCGCGGCGCGGCCGGTTTCTGGCCGCGCTCTCCGGCGGCGGCACGCCGCAACGGCTCTACGAACTGCTGGCGCAGTTGCCGCGCCTGGCGCAAATTCCCTGGGCGCAAACGCATTTTTTCTGGGCGGATGAGCGATGCGTGCCGCCGGATGCGGACGGCAGCAACTACCGCCAGGTGCGGGAAGCAATTCTGATCCATGCGCCTGTGCCGCCGGCCAACGTACACCGCGTATCTGGAGAATTATCACCCCCCGCTGCCGCCGCCGAATACGCCCAACAGTTGGCGACTTTCGCCGCCGCCGGGCTGAATTATCCCCGCTTCGATCTGGTGCTGTTGGGCATGGGCGGCGATGGACATACGGCTTCGCTCTTCCCCGGCTTCGACCGCGGGGCGGCGGATGCCTCCCCGACGCTGGCGGTGACGGCCCATTATGAGGGGCGGCCCGCCGACCGCGTTACGCTGACGCCGCCGGTGCTGAACGCGGCGCGGCAGGTGGTGTTCCTGGTGGCCGGGGCGGAGAAGGCGGTGGCATTAGCGCGGGTGTGGCGAGGAGATGGGGCGGAAATGCCGGCATCTCTCATCCAACCCCACGATGGGCAGCTTACATGGCTTGTAGATGCGGCCGCGGCGAGTGGGGTGAAAAATTAATTGGTGAATGGTTAATGGGGTGGCTGTTCCCGTTAATTGTTGGTTGAACCTGGAGAAAATGATCTTCCCGGAAGCTGTTTGGGAGCGGCTGTTGGCGTGAAGTCAGCTTCCGGGAAGGTTTGCAATAAGGAATTCTCTCATGAACGAAAAAACGGACCCCCGTACTCTCGTCCGCCTGGACGCCCTCCAACCCACCTTGAACGACACCCTGGCGCGCGCTGCCGACCGGGGACTTATGCGCCGCATCTGGGCGCATGATCACACGGTCTGGCAGCCCGATCCCACGGAAATCAGCAACCGTCTGGGCTGGTTGGATATTGCCAGCCGCCTGGCGGATAAGCTGGAACCGATCCAGGCGCTGGTCGCCGGCGTGCGGGCGGATGGCTACACCCACGCCGTGCTGTTGGGCATGGGCGGCTCCAGCCTGGCCCCCGAAGTATTCCGCCTCACGTTTGGCGTCGCGCCGGGGCATCTCGATCTGGCCGTGTTGGACAGCACCGACGCGGACGTGGTGCGCGCCCTGGCGGACCGCCTCGACCCGGCGCGCACGCTGTTTATCGTTTCCACCAAGTCGGGCACGACGGTGGAGACCCTGTCTTTCTTTAAGTATTTTTACAATTGGACTGCCGTCGCGTTGGGGCCGGAGGCGGCGGGGGCGCATTTCGTGGCGATCACGGACCCGGGCAGCAAACTGGCGCGGACCGCGGCGCAGTTCGGTTTTCGCGCGGTGTTTGAGAATGACCCGAACATTGGTGGACGTTATTCGGCGCTGTCTTATTTTGGATTAGTGCCGGCATTTCTCGTAGGCGTAGACGTTCCCCTGCTCCTGCAACGCGCCCGCGACATGATGTCCAACAACATGCGCGCCGGGCAGGATAATCTCGGCCTCTGGTTGGGAACCGTCATGGGGGAGGCCGCGCGCCAGGGACGCGACAAAATCACCCTCGTCACCTCCGCCCCCATCGCCAGCTTTGGTGATTGGGTGGAGCAACTCATCGCCGAAAGCACGGGCAAAAACGGCACGGGCATCCTCCCCGTCGTGGGTGAACTGGTAGGCGGGCCAGCCGTCTACGGACAGGATCGCCTCTTTGTTCACCTGCAACTGGCGGGAGATGAGAGCCATGTCGCCGCGCTGGACGCCCTCGCGGACGCCGGGTATCCCGTCGTGCGCTTCACCCTGGCGGACAAGTACGACCTGGGCGCGCACTATTTCCTCTGGGAGATGGCGACGGCGGTGGCCGGGCATCACCTGGGCATTCACCCGTTTGACCAGCCCAACGTGGAGTCGGCGAAGAAATTGGCGCGCAAGATGGTGGCTGCTTTCCAGGAGACGGGCAAACTCCCCGAAGCGGAGACGGCCCCCCTGTCGGCGGCGGCGCTGTCGGCGTTTCTGGCGCAGGCCCACGCGGGCGACTACATTGCTTTGCAGGCTTACGTTCCGGCCACGCCGACCACGGAGGCGGCGCTGCAAACGTTGCGGCGACACCTGCGTAATCGCACGCGGCTGGCGACGACGCTCGGCTATGGGCCGCGCTTTTTGCACTCCACAGGGCAACTGCACAAAGGTGACCGGGGGAATGGCCTCTTTATTCAGTTTACGTCCAGTCCGGAGGCGGATGTGCCTATCCCTGATGCGGCGGGGCTGCCGGATGCCGGCATGACGTTTGACGTACTCAAGCAGGCGCAGGCGTTGGGTGATTATGAGGCATTGCGCGGCGCGACGCCCCCCCGCCGCGTGATTCGGTTTGAGGTGGGGGGGGATGTCGATGCCGGCATTCAGCAATTAAGGCCAATCCAGAAAAATACCGATGCGGAATAGGCGCGATTTTCTGGATTGGCTTGAGGCTTTTTCAGTATGGAATAGGATCATTCAAATTCCGAAAAAGCCTAACCTCGTAAGCGCTTCCCTCTTTTAAGAATGAACCAATCTTAATTTACCACTTCCATCGCGCCAATATCACAAGAATTGCCCTGCGGACGGGAAACACCGCGCTGGTCGGTGTCCACGCACGTCGTCGGCCCGCCATCAAGCGCCGGGCTGCCCGGCAGCGGCTTATGCGTCAGTGTGTTGCCGCCGTAGTTGAACAGCGGCCCCAGCAGGGCGTCCGTATTCGGCAGGTCGGTGGGCGCATACAACAGACAACTGCTGTCGCTGCCGATGTTGTAGCCGGCGGACTGGTAGCCACTGCCCGTGCAATCGAACGCCGGATTCTTCAGAATCGTCGCCAGGAATTCGACGGTTGATCCGCCCCCCGTGACAATGTTGCCCGAAGTTTGATTGTCCACAAATGTGCTGAACTGGAAAGAAGCGTGGCTGCCGCTGTCCAGTTTCATCACAGCCTGTCCGGGCGTCGTTTCATTGCCGGAAATCGTGCTGTTTTCAATCAACATCTCTGCCGCGAAGCCCGGGGTCCCGTTGAAGATAGTGTAGCCCGCGCTTGTGTTGTGCGCTATCAGGCTGCGGCTGATGATCAGTTGATTGCCGTCATTCTGGATAATGTTGTAGTTGACGCTGGTGTTCTGAACAATGCGCGCCTCGTGCAATATCATCCTGCCCCCATCCCCATAATTGCGCAGGGCTGCTCCTTTGTTCAGGGCGATGTTGCCGGCAATCGCCGACTTTCTCACCACCAGCAGGCCCTCGTTGAAGGCAAAACCGCCAGAACTGTTGAGGGATTGGTTGTTGCTCAAACTGGCGGAGCCAAAGAGCGCCACGCCGGTCGCGTAATTGTAAATGCCACCCCCTTTTTCGTCCGCCGTGTTGCCGGTTAATTCGCTGACCGTCATGATGAGCAAGCTATAGTTGGCAATGCCGCCACCCTCCGCCCCGCTGAAGTTGTTGCGCACGCGGCTGCCCGCCAGGGTCAGCGTCCCCGTGTTGGCGATGCCGCCCCCCGATCCGACAAGGACTGTGTTGTTCTCGATCTGGCTGTTGCTTATCGTCATGCTGCCGCTGTTGCGAACACCGCCGCCGGCAAGGGTGCCGGCATTATCCGTAACCACCATGTTCTCCAGCGTGACGTTTTGCCCGATGTTGTAGATGCCGGCACCACCCGTACTGTCATCATAGCCGCGCCGCACCGTCAGGCCGCGCAGCGTCACATTGTCGCCCGCAATGTAGAAAACGCGGTCGGCGTCAAAGCCATCTACCGTCAGATTATCGGCTCCGGGACCATTGATATTCATTTCATAACTGACTACAAGAGGGCCACTGGTGAGGACAATGGCCGATGGGACGGGTACATCGAATGCCACCTCTCCACCCAGGCAGACCTGGATGAGCGCGTCGCGCAGCGAGCCAGGCCCGCTATCACCCACGTTGGTGACGACGACGGTCTCCTGGCAGCCTTCGTTGGCCGACGCAGGAGCGGCGAACAGAAACAGACAGACGAAACACACGAACAATCCCAGGATGCTTTTCATGACAGCTTCCTCCTTGTGCTGCTTGTTGGCCGATATGTTTAGATTATAGCATACCGCCGCAAGCGCCTGGGCAGTTTCGGGCAAGACGGTTAGCCTCTTTCGGGCGCATGAGACACTCGCCCGACAAGCTCCCTGGCGAACGCCGTCAATCATGCTCAAGTGAAACAACCGAAACAGGAAACCGGCGTTTGGGGCGCGGAGGCTTCAGCCGGCCCACATATGGCCGTTTGACCTGGCTAAAGCCGCGCCGCCAATCCCCCTATGTGGCTTTCGCCAGACTGGCGTAAAAACAAAAGGACGGGTCATGCGACCCGCCCTTTTGTGTGTGGCAGTTAGGGACTGTCTGGCGTGGGTGTCACGCGCGGCTCCAGCCCGGCGGGTTTATGCGCCGGCGGGGTTGCTTCCGGCTGCCCGCTGGCGTTGACGAGGATGTTCGTCGGCCCGAAGATGTTGTTGCTCTCCTGCGGGCACTCATTAACCGTATTGTCCGTGTCCACCTGCGCCCACAGTTGATGCGGCCCTGCTATCCCGAAGACGAAGTCTTCCTTGACAAAGGTGACGCTGGCCCCCGCCGTCAGGTCCGTGCCCTGGACGCCCCAGGCCACGTCGCCGATCAGCATGGGTTGCGGCACGCGGTCCAGGTAGAAGTCCAGATAGAAGTTGTTGCCTTCGGGGACGCTGGCCGTGCCCTGGTTGCGGATGGTCACGGAGAGGCGCACGGGCTGCCCGACGAGAGGCTGTGCGGGTTCAATCATGATGTCCGTCACCACCAGATCAATGCCCGTTGGGGTGCAGGGCGTGGGGGTGGGGGTGGGCGTGGGCGGCACGGGTGTGTTCGTGGGCGTGGGGGAGGGGCCGACCGTGGGGGTGGGCGTCGGGGAGGGCGTGGGGGAGGGTGTGGGGGGCGGTGCGCCGTTGTCCGCGTGGAAGGTGATGGGCAGGTAGAGGGTGTTGTTGGCTTCACCGGTGACGACGGTTTCGTCCACGGCGCTGTCGAAGACGGCGGGGTTATTGTTGGAGCGGGCGGTGATGGTGGCCAGGGAGATGCTGCCTATGCCGGCATTTCCCGGAACCGCCACCCACACCGTCACCGTCTCACTGGCCCCCGCCGCCAACGCCACCGTTTGCGGCACGCCCGTCACCGTCCAGCCCAGATTCGTCGGGCCGCCGTTAATCGTGAACGTGTCCGCTGCCGTGCCCAGGTTCGTCACCACATGCGCATACGCCACCACAGCCCCGGCCACAGCGTTGGCCGACTGGAAGTGCGGCAACAGCGAAACGGCCACCTCCGGCGGCGCGACGACGGTTGCCTGGTTGATCACGCTGGCGTTGACGTTTTCATCCACGCCGGAGGTCGCCGTCACCGTGACCACGGCAACCGTGCCCACGGGCGCGGAGAGGGGGACGTCAATGGAGATGGTAAGGCTCTCGGTCGTGCCCGGTTCCAGGGTGACGCTCTGTGGCGGGAGCATGAGCAGCCAATCGGGCGCGGCGCTGACGGCGAGGGTGATGGTATCCGCGACGTTGCCGGCATTTCCCACCACATGGTTGAAGAATGCCTGGCTGCCCGGCGTCACCGTCAGCACATAGCTGGGCGTTAGCGTCACCGCCGGCGCGGGCGTGATGCCGCCGGCCACCGTGGTCTCATCCGTCGCGCTCGCCTTGATCGCCGTATCGCTCACCGACGTGGCCGTTAGCGTGGCTGCATCCATGTCGCCGGGCGCGGCATCGGCGGGCACGGTCACGGTGAGCATCACCGTGGCGCTCTCGCCGGGGTCCAGGGCAATCGGCCCCGCGTCATACGCCAGTTCCCAACCGGCGGTGCTCGTGGCGGATAAGGTGTAGCTGTCGGCGAGATTGCCGGCATTTTGCAAAACGTGCGCGTAACTGACAACCGCGCCCGCCTCTACCGTGCTTTCGTTATCCGGCGTCAGCGTCACCGCCAGGTCCGCCGTCACCGTCGTCGTGTCCACCGCCGTGGCCGAGATGCCCGGCGTGCTGGAGGCCGCCGTGATCAGCGCGGTATGCACCGTGCCGCCGCTGCCATCGGGAACCGTGACCGTGACCAGAATCGTGGCGCTGCCAAATGCCGGCAGCAGCACCTCCTCCGGCGCGACCACCACATCCCAGGCGGGGTTCGATTCACTGGAGAGCGTCACCAGGTCCGCGCCGTTGCCCAGGTTCGTCAGCGTATGCGCGTACACCACCGGCCCCGGTTCCATCACCGTGCTCTCGTTGTCCGGCGTCAGGCTGAGGCCGGAGGAGACGCCCGCCGTGGTCGTGTCCGTGAGTGTGGCGCTGGCGTCCGGGTCGTGCGCCTGCGCCACAATGCCCACCGTATGCACCGTGCCGCTGAGGGCGTCCACCGGAAGCACCACCGTCACCGTGAAGGGCAGGCTGGCTCCCGGCTGCACAAAGCCCGTTTCCGCCGGCGAGACGCTCACGTTCCAATCGGCGGGGTTGCCATCCTGCGCCGCCAGCGTGAAGGTGTCCACCCCGTTGCCCGTGTTCGTCAGCGTATGGTGGTACTGAATCATGCCGCCGGGGATGCCCACGCCGGACTGCGCCGGGCCGATAGCCACGCCCGCCGTCTGCGAGATGGTCGTTGTGTCCACCACGGCGCGGCTGGCGCCGTTGGCGGCGGAAGTGGCGCTGATGGTGGTTTCGTCCACGTAGCCGGGCAGGCCGCCGCTGATGGTGAAGCTGACGAGGGCGGATTCGCCGGGGGCCAGGTCAATGGGAGCGGCGGGCTGGACATCGTAGTTGAAGCCGCCGCCGGGCGGGATGGATTCGTGGTTGGCGGAAAGGGTGAAGGTGTCGCTGAAGTCGCCGGTGTTGCGCAGCGTGTGTGTGTAGACGTGCGGCGCGCCCGTGTCGATGGTGGCGGCCTGCGCGGCGGGGGTGAAGGTGAATTCCGCCCGCTGCAAGCGTTCGTCCGCGCCGATGTCGATCTGGCTGCCCTGGAGGCGTGGCTCCAGGTCGATGTCTACATCCAGGCGCACATTGGCGGATGTGCCGGCATCTTTCGCGGGCGACGCGGCGTCAAGGTGGTAGAACGTATCACTGAACAATGGTTCGGCCGCAAAACTGTGCGTGCCTGTGGGGAAGTTCGTCGGCTCAACGCCGCCCAGGTTGGGGTCGAAGTGGAACAGGTTATAATCATTTTCCACGCTGACGCCGGGTTCGATGTAG
This genomic window contains:
- a CDS encoding helicase-associated domain-containing protein, whose amino-acid sequence is MRSLSQALADHELIVLRVIGEWWEMDLSGADKGACVPALTQALAQLDLQEEISYLPPEEAEALQALAQQGGRIPVSIYSRKFGEVRQMGPGRMEQEEPWLDPVSPAEGLWYRGFLYRGFDKTADGMVEFFYLPDELYRQLGLTPAPSPPPARAPIRVSEPRPTLASLDVLPPPTAPAAPVAAPVDAVDDLTTILAAAQTIPLQEDNLDRLDYLLLNSDARRRGLLLTLAWDMKMLRQTDNGFKPTRAGVTWLQKGREAQLRDLAEAWSGSSWNELRYTPGLVCEGSGWENDALLARTALLDGLPRDVGWLRLADVIAGIKEHTPDFQRLDGNYDTWYIRDVATNQFLTGFDSWDLVEGRLLAFLITGPLHWLGLCDLDAAGELFRPTERMLAWLRLAPPPTAADGGAPLLVMPEGTLLVPQNASRYERFQVARVAEAQPVAGPDRPYLYRLTPVSLQEAQNQGIMPARVLEFLTQVSGQDLPPGLRRAVERWGEQGTEARLQHVTILRVSQPAILDKLRANPKTQPYLGESLGDLAVVVTDWRKLQQMTTQLGLLLEVAESGQP
- the pgl gene encoding 6-phosphogluconolactonase, which encodes MGNPKNRVFRKNPVFENLETLSQYAADLFVRVARDAVARRGRFLAALSGGGTPQRLYELLAQLPRLAQIPWAQTHFFWADERCVPPDADGSNYRQVREAILIHAPVPPANVHRVSGELSPPAAAAEYAQQLATFAAAGLNYPRFDLVLLGMGGDGHTASLFPGFDRGAADASPTLAVTAHYEGRPADRVTLTPPVLNAARQVVFLVAGAEKAVALARVWRGDGAEMPASLIQPHDGQLTWLVDAAAASGVKN
- a CDS encoding glucose-6-phosphate isomerase; the encoded protein is MNEKTDPRTLVRLDALQPTLNDTLARAADRGLMRRIWAHDHTVWQPDPTEISNRLGWLDIASRLADKLEPIQALVAGVRADGYTHAVLLGMGGSSLAPEVFRLTFGVAPGHLDLAVLDSTDADVVRALADRLDPARTLFIVSTKSGTTVETLSFFKYFYNWTAVALGPEAAGAHFVAITDPGSKLARTAAQFGFRAVFENDPNIGGRYSALSYFGLVPAFLVGVDVPLLLQRARDMMSNNMRAGQDNLGLWLGTVMGEAARQGRDKITLVTSAPIASFGDWVEQLIAESTGKNGTGILPVVGELVGGPAVYGQDRLFVHLQLAGDESHVAALDALADAGYPVVRFTLADKYDLGAHYFLWEMATAVAGHHLGIHPFDQPNVESAKKLARKMVAAFQETGKLPEAETAPLSAAALSAFLAQAHAGDYIALQAYVPATPTTEAALQTLRRHLRNRTRLATTLGYGPRFLHSTGQLHKGDRGNGLFIQFTSSPEADVPIPDAAGLPDAGMTFDVLKQAQALGDYEALRGATPPRRVIRFEVGGDVDAGIQQLRPIQKNTDAE